One Antiquaquibacter oligotrophicus genomic region harbors:
- a CDS encoding NAD(P)/FAD-dependent oxidoreductase, with protein MPKILIVGGGYAGFYTAKKLEKWLGRNEAQVTMVDPLPYLTYQPFLPEVAAGSIEPRHAVVSHRRHLKRTRIVNARVTYVNHAEKTATITPEVGEPWEETYDIVVMTAGAVSRTFPIPGVADEAIGLKNIEEAVAVRDRIISNFQKAANLPEGSAEKKRLLTFVVVGGGFAGIEAFAEMRSLASSLVREFPTISFEETEFHLIEAMGRIMPEVSLETSKWVIKSLAERGAQIHLDTQLSSAVGGVVELSTGESFESDTIVWTAGVMANPMIRNTDLPLEERGRLRASAALQIVDDNGPVADAWTAGDVAAVPDLTGAGVGGFCVPNAQHAVRQAKLLAKNIVASLRGEDPKEYYHKSLGAVAGLGLYNGVYQWRKLAIKGLIAWFMHRGYHGLAIPMWERKIRVFGNWILNFLLRRDMVELSARVTPRAAFEEFASRPKA; from the coding sequence GTGCCCAAAATCCTGATCGTCGGCGGCGGTTACGCCGGTTTCTACACTGCTAAGAAGCTTGAGAAGTGGCTCGGCCGTAACGAAGCCCAGGTCACCATGGTGGACCCGCTTCCTTACTTGACTTACCAGCCCTTCCTGCCCGAGGTTGCTGCCGGCTCGATTGAGCCGCGCCACGCGGTGGTCTCGCACCGCAGGCACCTCAAGCGCACTCGTATCGTCAACGCGCGTGTCACGTACGTCAACCACGCGGAGAAGACGGCCACGATCACTCCCGAGGTGGGTGAGCCGTGGGAGGAGACCTACGACATCGTCGTCATGACGGCGGGCGCAGTCTCGCGCACGTTCCCGATTCCGGGTGTCGCGGATGAGGCGATCGGCCTGAAGAACATCGAAGAGGCTGTCGCCGTTCGCGACCGCATCATCTCGAACTTCCAGAAGGCGGCGAACCTGCCGGAGGGCAGCGCCGAGAAGAAGCGTCTCCTGACCTTTGTTGTTGTCGGTGGCGGTTTCGCCGGTATCGAGGCGTTTGCGGAGATGCGGTCGCTCGCGTCGTCGCTCGTGCGTGAGTTCCCGACGATCTCTTTCGAGGAGACGGAGTTCCACCTCATCGAGGCGATGGGTCGCATCATGCCGGAGGTGTCGCTCGAGACGAGCAAGTGGGTGATCAAGTCCCTCGCGGAGCGCGGTGCGCAGATCCACCTCGACACTCAGCTCAGCTCGGCCGTCGGTGGTGTCGTCGAGTTGTCGACCGGTGAGTCGTTCGAGTCCGACACGATCGTGTGGACGGCGGGTGTCATGGCGAACCCGATGATCCGCAACACCGATCTACCGCTCGAGGAGCGCGGCCGTCTCCGGGCATCCGCCGCCCTGCAGATCGTTGACGACAACGGTCCGGTGGCTGACGCGTGGACCGCCGGCGATGTCGCGGCGGTTCCCGACCTGACCGGCGCTGGCGTTGGCGGCTTCTGCGTTCCGAACGCCCAGCATGCCGTGCGCCAGGCGAAGCTCCTCGCCAAGAACATCGTGGCGTCGCTACGCGGCGAGGACCCCAAGGAGTACTACCACAAGAGCCTCGGCGCGGTTGCGGGCCTCGGTCTCTACAACGGTGTGTACCAGTGGCGGAAGCTCGCCATCAAGGGCCTCATCGCCTGGTTTATGCACCGCGGTTACCACGGTCTCGCGATCCCCATGTGGGAGCGCAAGATTCGGGTGTTCGGCAACTGGATCCTGAACTTCTTGCTGCGCCGCGACATGGTTGAGCTGTCGGCTCGTGTGACGCCTCGTGCAGCGTTCGAGGAGTTCGCGTCGCGCCCGAAGGCCTAG
- a CDS encoding S8 family peptidase produces MRAGAISEGPFGPSPRRQRLGPSRAEVSRSSTSRRKRRGPSRAEVLPTTSRPQRRTPLAIALLASITASLLIPLPAHADPVRDSEYWLDAYGIRQAWSTTQGQGITIAVIDTGVDGTVAELSGVVVGGADFSGLGASDGQKPVGSTGSDHGTMVGSLAAGRGTGADSGVIGSAPAATLLSASIGFGEGATSSDDQIAEAVRWSVDNGADIINMSLTRNTPDWPESWDDAFLYAFENDVVVVAAAGNRGSGTTQVGAPATMPGVLTVAGVDAAGQASFDASSQGITIAVAAPSENLVGVTPGGGHVRWNGTSGAAPIVSGIVALVMAAHPELDAANVINRVVATARDAGEPGTDPIYGFGLVDAAAAVSASVPLVESNPMGELSEWITLYRRADAPETPAPTSAPPYTIPEPLPLAPGSPLGVLLPTMNQLRIVGIPLLVFGAFLALAGVAVGVAVRHFRSLRKTE; encoded by the coding sequence GTGCGCGCTGGAGCTATAAGCGAAGGCCCTTTCGGGCCTTCGCCGCGACGCCAGCGCCTCGGCCCGTCCCGGGCCGAGGTTTCACGTAGTAGTACCTCGCGACGCAAGCGCCGAGGCCCGTCCCGGGCCGAGGTTCTACCTACTACCTCGCGACCCCAGCGCCGCACCCCTCTAGCCATCGCCCTCCTAGCCTCCATAACGGCATCCCTGCTCATCCCGCTTCCCGCGCACGCTGACCCTGTCCGCGACAGCGAGTACTGGCTGGACGCGTACGGCATCCGCCAGGCGTGGTCGACTACCCAGGGGCAGGGGATCACGATCGCGGTCATCGACACGGGTGTCGACGGTACGGTTGCCGAACTGAGCGGTGTGGTTGTCGGCGGTGCCGATTTTTCTGGCTTGGGGGCATCCGACGGCCAGAAGCCTGTCGGTTCGACCGGCTCTGACCACGGAACGATGGTGGGTTCCCTCGCTGCGGGGCGCGGCACGGGTGCTGACAGCGGCGTCATCGGATCGGCTCCCGCTGCAACGCTGCTCTCCGCGTCGATCGGTTTCGGCGAGGGGGCGACAAGCTCGGACGATCAGATCGCGGAGGCGGTGCGCTGGTCGGTGGACAACGGCGCCGACATCATCAACATGTCGCTCACACGCAACACCCCAGACTGGCCGGAGAGCTGGGACGACGCGTTCCTCTACGCCTTCGAAAATGATGTCGTTGTTGTGGCGGCGGCAGGCAATCGCGGCAGCGGCACGACTCAGGTCGGCGCCCCTGCGACGATGCCGGGTGTGCTCACCGTCGCCGGTGTGGATGCGGCGGGGCAGGCGAGTTTCGATGCGTCATCACAGGGCATCACGATCGCTGTTGCGGCTCCGAGCGAGAACCTCGTCGGGGTCACGCCGGGTGGTGGGCACGTCCGCTGGAACGGCACGAGTGGCGCCGCTCCCATCGTGTCCGGCATCGTCGCCCTGGTCATGGCCGCACACCCCGAGCTGGATGCGGCGAACGTCATCAACCGTGTTGTGGCGACGGCACGGGACGCGGGGGAGCCGGGCACCGACCCCATCTACGGATTCGGGTTGGTGGATGCTGCGGCTGCGGTTTCTGCATCCGTTCCGCTCGTCGAGTCCAACCCCATGGGCGAACTGAGCGAGTGGATCACCCTGTACCGCCGAGCGGATGCGCCGGAGACGCCCGCGCCGACGAGCGCCCCGCCGTACACGATCCCCGAGCCGCTTCCGTTGGCCCCCGGCAGCCCTCTCGGCGTTCTGCTTCCCACGATGAATCAGTTGCGGATCGTTGGCATCCCCCTTCTGGTATTCGGTGCTTTCCTCGCCTTGGCCGGGGTCGCCGTCGGGGTGGCCGTCCGGCATTTCAGGTCCCTGCGTAAGACGGAGTAG
- a CDS encoding DUF501 domain-containing protein, whose product MSQQLGRPARDVVGIAARCVCGRPTVVSTRPRLSDGTPFPTFYYLTHPAATAAVSTLEAEGRMPELAALLEGDVHDTYRAAHEQYLADRAMFGDVSEIDGISAGGMPDRVKCLHALVGHALAAGPGVNPIGDIALAEARWTPEVCECALEL is encoded by the coding sequence GTGTCCCAGCAGTTGGGCCGCCCAGCGCGCGACGTCGTGGGCATCGCGGCTCGGTGTGTGTGCGGTCGCCCGACCGTCGTGTCCACGCGGCCGCGTCTGAGCGACGGCACACCGTTTCCGACGTTCTACTACCTGACGCATCCTGCGGCGACTGCGGCCGTGTCCACGCTCGAGGCGGAGGGTCGGATGCCCGAGCTCGCCGCTCTTCTCGAGGGTGACGTGCACGACACCTATCGCGCCGCCCACGAGCAGTACCTCGCCGATCGGGCCATGTTCGGCGATGTTTCAGAAATCGACGGAATCTCAGCTGGCGGTATGCCTGATCGGGTAAAGTGCCTGCACGCTCTCGTGGGGCACGCGCTGGCGGCGGGCCCCGGAGTGAATCCCATCGGTGACATCGCGCTCGCCGAGGCCAGGTGGACCCCGGAGGTGTGTGAGTGCGCGCTGGAGCTATAA
- a CDS encoding FtsB family cell division protein: protein MAARTRTRGGGSSQHPAASPREESAIEAWLRNLRLSGFTLFMLALIVVAVIVLAPNLRILLEQRAQIAQLEQSVKDAESAVSELTDEVARWDDPAYIEAQARERLYYVFPGDVSYLVIGEATADSGTVDGLPISDELQTTQVDWMSGLLSSIYTAGLTTAPPETQESE, encoded by the coding sequence ATGGCGGCACGAACACGCACGAGAGGCGGCGGGAGCTCACAGCATCCCGCCGCCTCTCCGCGTGAGGAGTCCGCGATCGAGGCGTGGCTTCGCAATCTGCGACTGTCGGGCTTCACACTTTTTATGCTCGCCCTCATCGTTGTGGCGGTGATCGTGCTCGCTCCGAACCTGCGTATCCTGCTCGAGCAGCGAGCGCAGATCGCGCAGCTCGAGCAGTCGGTGAAGGATGCCGAGTCCGCTGTGTCGGAACTCACCGACGAGGTCGCCCGCTGGGACGACCCCGCCTACATCGAGGCGCAGGCGCGGGAGCGGCTCTACTACGTCTTTCCGGGGGATGTGAGCTACCTCGTGATCGGGGAGGCGACGGCCGACAGCGGCACCGTCGATGGTCTCCCCATCAGTGACGAACTGCAGACGACGCAGGTTGACTGGATGAGCGGTCTGTTGTCGTCGATTTACACCGCGGGCCTGACGACGGCCCCGCCCGAGACCCAGGAATCCGAGTGA
- the eno gene encoding phosphopyruvate hydratase: MALIEAVGAREILDSRGNPTVEVEVLLEDGVVSRAAVPSGASTGAFEAYELRDGDKGRYLGKGVQKAVESVVDVLGPAIEGFDAADQRLVDSELIALDGTDNKAKLGANAILGVSLAVAKAAADSADLPLFRYLGGPNAHVLPVPMMNIINGGAHADTALDIQEFMVLPVGAETFADALRWGAEVYHALKSTLKKNGQSTGLGDEGGFAPDLPGARAALDFIVEAISTAGFTPGKDFALGLDVAATELYSDGVYSFEQQKLSADELTDFWVNLVNDYPIATIEDALDEDDWDGYVALTEKLGGKVQLVGDDLFVTNPARLQKGLDLGAANSILVKVNQIGTLTETLDAVSLAQRHGYTAVISHRSGETEDTTIADLAVATNSGQIKTGAPARSDRVAKYNQLLRIEEELGDAAVYAGRSAFPRFSA; the protein is encoded by the coding sequence GTGGCACTGATCGAGGCAGTAGGCGCTCGCGAGATTCTGGATTCGCGCGGCAACCCGACCGTAGAGGTCGAGGTTCTTCTCGAGGACGGCGTGGTTTCGCGCGCGGCGGTTCCTTCAGGCGCATCGACGGGCGCATTCGAGGCGTACGAGCTCCGCGACGGCGACAAGGGTCGCTACCTGGGCAAGGGCGTTCAGAAGGCCGTCGAGTCGGTCGTCGATGTGCTCGGCCCCGCCATCGAGGGCTTCGATGCTGCCGACCAGCGTCTCGTCGACTCGGAGCTCATCGCCCTCGACGGCACCGACAACAAGGCCAAGCTCGGCGCCAACGCCATCCTCGGCGTCTCGCTCGCGGTGGCCAAGGCTGCTGCCGACTCTGCTGACCTTCCGCTCTTCCGTTACCTCGGTGGCCCGAACGCACACGTGTTGCCCGTTCCGATGATGAACATCATCAACGGTGGAGCTCACGCCGACACCGCGCTCGACATTCAGGAGTTCATGGTGCTGCCGGTCGGCGCCGAGACGTTCGCCGACGCACTCCGCTGGGGCGCCGAGGTCTACCACGCGCTCAAGTCGACGCTCAAGAAGAACGGCCAGTCCACCGGTCTCGGTGACGAGGGTGGGTTCGCCCCCGACCTTCCCGGCGCTCGTGCGGCCCTCGACTTCATTGTCGAGGCGATTTCCACGGCCGGCTTCACTCCCGGCAAGGACTTCGCTCTCGGCCTCGACGTTGCCGCGACCGAGCTCTACTCGGATGGTGTGTACTCGTTCGAGCAGCAGAAGCTGAGCGCCGATGAGCTCACCGACTTCTGGGTCAACCTGGTGAACGACTACCCGATCGCCACCATCGAGGATGCCCTCGACGAGGACGACTGGGACGGCTATGTCGCCCTCACCGAGAAGCTCGGTGGCAAGGTGCAGCTCGTCGGTGACGACCTCTTTGTGACCAACCCGGCTCGCCTCCAGAAGGGCCTCGACCTGGGTGCGGCGAACTCGATCCTCGTCAAGGTCAACCAGATCGGCACACTCACCGAGACGCTGGATGCCGTGAGCCTCGCGCAGCGCCACGGCTACACCGCGGTCATCTCCCACCGTTCTGGTGAGACCGAAGACACGACGATCGCCGACCTCGCGGTGGCGACCAACTCGGGTCAGATCAAGACGGGTGCTCCGGCGCGCTCCGACCGTGTTGCCAAGTACAACCAGCTCCTGCGTATCGAGGAGGAGCTGGGCGACGCCGCGGTGTACGCGGGCCGCTCCGCCTTCCCGCGGTTCTCGGCGTAA
- the hisS gene encoding histidine--tRNA ligase, whose product MATQVNPPRGMRDFLPAEKARREGILSVIRDSYRAHGFDEIETPVVEDSARLHSGLGGDNEKLAFAVMKRGITVDDLREASDPLVLADLGLRFDLTVPLARFYASHRPELPTVFRAIQIAPVWRAERPQKGRYRQFVQCDIDIIGEAGPMAEIELITATVATLQALGLTGFTVRVNDRRILLSALASLGFDPADNDSVLITVDKLDKVGVDGVIAELRSKGITEAAVSQLENLLRRPAERLPFGEAGIRAVTPDGVDTAAVESLVAIGDAVAGVIGEGVIEFDPWLVRGMGYYTGTIFEIAHPDLGYSLGGGGRYDGMIGRFLGTDVPAAGFSLGFERFVDLVDLPAGSRADAVALLYEADASPAHLAALQSALVAQGLRVRLERKPRNVAPLLAGLAASGFSRIATVRADSTPDSLEFRPLE is encoded by the coding sequence ATGGCCACACAGGTGAACCCCCCGCGCGGGATGCGCGACTTCCTCCCGGCCGAGAAGGCCAGGAGGGAGGGCATCCTCTCCGTCATTCGCGACAGCTACCGTGCTCACGGGTTCGACGAGATCGAGACGCCCGTTGTCGAAGACAGCGCGCGGCTCCACTCCGGTCTCGGGGGCGACAACGAGAAGCTCGCCTTTGCCGTCATGAAGCGAGGCATCACGGTAGACGACCTGCGTGAGGCATCCGACCCCCTCGTGCTCGCCGATCTCGGGTTGCGTTTCGATCTGACCGTGCCGCTCGCGCGGTTCTACGCGAGTCACCGGCCCGAACTTCCCACCGTCTTCCGAGCCATTCAGATCGCACCCGTGTGGCGTGCCGAGCGACCGCAAAAGGGGCGGTACCGCCAGTTTGTGCAGTGCGATATCGACATCATCGGCGAAGCAGGGCCGATGGCGGAGATCGAACTCATCACGGCGACGGTGGCGACTCTCCAGGCTTTGGGACTCACCGGTTTCACCGTGCGGGTCAACGATCGTCGGATCCTTCTGAGCGCGCTCGCTTCTCTCGGGTTCGACCCCGCCGACAACGACTCTGTTCTCATCACGGTTGACAAGCTCGACAAGGTCGGGGTGGATGGTGTGATCGCCGAGCTGCGGTCCAAGGGCATCACCGAGGCCGCCGTCAGCCAGCTCGAGAATCTGCTGCGCAGGCCCGCGGAGCGCCTGCCGTTCGGGGAGGCGGGCATCCGCGCGGTTACACCCGACGGTGTGGACACCGCCGCCGTCGAGAGCCTCGTCGCCATCGGCGACGCCGTGGCGGGTGTGATCGGCGAGGGGGTCATCGAGTTCGATCCGTGGCTCGTGCGCGGCATGGGTTACTACACCGGCACGATCTTCGAGATCGCCCACCCCGACCTTGGCTACTCGCTGGGGGGCGGCGGACGCTACGACGGCATGATCGGTCGATTCCTCGGAACGGATGTCCCGGCGGCGGGTTTCTCACTCGGTTTCGAGCGTTTCGTGGATCTCGTCGACCTGCCCGCCGGATCGCGGGCGGATGCCGTCGCGCTCCTGTACGAGGCAGATGCCTCGCCCGCGCACCTCGCGGCACTCCAGTCGGCGCTCGTTGCGCAAGGCCTGCGCGTTCGGCTGGAGCGGAAGCCGCGCAATGTTGCACCGCTGCTGGCCGGGCTCGCGGCATCCGGTTTCTCGAGGATCGCGACGGTGCGCGCGGATTCCACCCCCGATTCACTGGAGTTCCGACCCCTCGAGTGA
- a CDS encoding TetR/AcrR family transcriptional regulator, with the protein MARTADPSRRVTLVDQILEYLLDKTLSELTFRTLAKGIGVSTYTLVYHFGTKAELIRAIVGAISARAELIEPRLEGADATLDTYFEGLTLSWQWSIDPRNRQLQRLDFEAGLLEALNPDELRLGRDLYSRWLDMGVTALRHFGLSEEEALVEARAVVNVFHGMQYDLVLNGDVDQATRAFELSIRQQRARLEALLSSRPTP; encoded by the coding sequence ATGGCGCGCACCGCTGACCCGTCACGTCGAGTGACACTCGTCGACCAGATCCTCGAGTACCTCCTCGACAAGACCCTGTCGGAACTCACCTTCCGTACGCTCGCGAAGGGCATCGGCGTGAGCACCTACACGCTCGTTTACCACTTCGGCACGAAGGCCGAACTGATCCGCGCCATCGTGGGCGCCATCAGTGCTCGAGCCGAACTCATCGAGCCGCGCCTCGAGGGTGCGGATGCGACGCTCGATACCTACTTCGAAGGTTTGACGCTCTCCTGGCAATGGTCGATCGACCCCCGCAATCGCCAGCTTCAGCGCCTCGACTTCGAGGCTGGCCTCCTCGAGGCGCTCAACCCCGACGAACTCCGGCTCGGGCGCGATCTCTACAGCCGCTGGTTGGACATGGGAGTTACGGCTCTCCGCCACTTCGGTTTGTCGGAGGAGGAGGCGCTGGTGGAAGCGCGGGCGGTCGTCAACGTGTTCCACGGCATGCAGTACGACCTCGTGTTGAACGGCGACGTCGACCAGGCGACACGCGCCTTCGAACTGTCGATACGGCAGCAACGAGCGCGGTTGGAGGCACTTCTTTCGTCGCGCCCGACCCCCTGA
- a CDS encoding MazG family protein, protein MEQTHPQLENLIAVMHRLRAPGGCAWDRDQTHESLVQYLIEETYELVEAIEAGDRDDMVEELGDVLYQVLFHADIAEEEGRFTLEDVAEHMAQKMVGRHPHVFGDAIAETPDAVMASWDALKSVEKPGRTSVVDGIPQGMPALALADKLLGRAHKVGLLDATAPGAVGVTSEDELGPLLLAIVASAKANGLDSERALRTSLRELQAEIRAHETEAREG, encoded by the coding sequence ATGGAGCAGACTCACCCCCAGCTCGAGAACCTCATCGCCGTGATGCACCGTCTTCGCGCGCCCGGCGGCTGCGCGTGGGATCGCGATCAGACTCACGAGTCGCTCGTGCAGTACCTCATCGAGGAGACGTACGAACTCGTGGAGGCAATCGAAGCGGGGGATCGCGACGACATGGTCGAGGAGCTCGGTGATGTGCTTTACCAGGTGCTCTTCCACGCGGACATTGCCGAGGAGGAGGGCCGTTTCACTCTTGAGGATGTCGCGGAGCACATGGCCCAGAAGATGGTCGGCCGGCATCCGCACGTCTTCGGCGACGCCATCGCGGAGACGCCGGACGCCGTCATGGCGTCGTGGGATGCGCTCAAGAGTGTGGAGAAGCCCGGGCGCACGAGTGTCGTCGACGGAATACCCCAGGGGATGCCCGCCCTCGCCCTCGCCGACAAACTCCTGGGTCGCGCGCACAAGGTCGGACTGCTCGACGCGACGGCGCCGGGGGCCGTTGGCGTGACGAGTGAGGACGAGCTCGGTCCGCTGCTGCTGGCAATCGTCGCATCCGCGAAAGCGAATGGGCTCGATTCCGAGCGGGCTCTTCGCACGTCGCTTCGTGAACTGCAGGCCGAGATCCGGGCTCACGAGACCGAGGCCCGAGAGGGGTGA
- a CDS encoding thermonuclease family protein: MRRAILVILLVFAVFIGWALSTGWSPVDQLSAMLEPQRAEAPTSAPADPVESDTATQGIPADATQATVEYVHDGDTLFLTDGRKVRLLGINTPEIGDNAECWGDHATSEARELLPEGSAVWVQQDIEPLDQYGRSLLFVFTEDGTNVNVELVRRGAAQIEQYEPNWLHSDELHAAEEAASAELVGLWGSC, from the coding sequence ATGCGCCGCGCGATTCTTGTGATCCTCCTGGTGTTCGCCGTCTTCATCGGGTGGGCGCTGAGCACGGGCTGGAGCCCCGTGGACCAGCTGTCCGCAATGCTCGAACCTCAGCGGGCCGAGGCGCCAACCTCGGCTCCTGCTGACCCCGTCGAATCCGACACAGCCACCCAGGGCATCCCCGCCGACGCAACACAGGCAACCGTCGAGTACGTGCACGACGGCGACACACTCTTCCTCACCGACGGACGCAAGGTGCGGCTCCTCGGCATCAACACCCCCGAGATCGGCGACAACGCAGAGTGCTGGGGTGACCACGCGACGAGTGAAGCGCGCGAGCTGCTACCGGAGGGTTCGGCGGTGTGGGTGCAGCAGGACATCGAGCCTCTCGACCAATACGGACGGTCGTTGCTGTTCGTCTTCACCGAGGACGGCACGAACGTCAACGTCGAGCTCGTTCGTCGGGGTGCAGCCCAGATCGAGCAGTACGAGCCGAACTGGCTCCACAGCGACGAGCTCCACGCGGCGGAAGAAGCTGCCAGCGCGGAGCTCGTCGGACTGTGGGGTTCCTGCTAG